The following proteins come from a genomic window of Pyxidicoccus sp. MSG2:
- a CDS encoding cytochrome P450: MQTVSPLPPRVELPAVQQSLMWRARPYELLRSCREKLGDAFTLDLGSHGTYAMFSHPDALRDIFSADPAVLHAGEGNVVLRPLLGAHSLLLLEEKPHQRERRMLGPAFHSRRIEQYGAQVREATLSALQGWHPGQSVVIQDVMQRVSLRVILTAVFGLDGGARADELSERIQAFLNDSKFNLGNLGQLREEHHSEAWASYKLGLERIDQLLLEEVRHRREVKDCERGDILGMLLAATYEDGAPLEDGVLRDELMTLVVTGYETTATAIAWALHWLHASPGALERLHEELRGLGAEPEPAALASSAAPWLKAVCQETLRLHPIIPVVARRTQVPFRVQGHEVPPGVTVAACIYLAHHRPETFADPEVFRPERFLERAWSPFEYLPFGGGVRRCIGMALALYEMKVVLGLVLSRFELTPLDTQVRPQRRAVTIAPSGGLRMRVERLRA, translated from the coding sequence ATGCAGACCGTCAGCCCACTGCCTCCACGCGTCGAGCTTCCGGCGGTGCAGCAGTCCCTGATGTGGCGCGCGCGTCCATATGAGCTGCTGCGAAGCTGCCGCGAGAAGCTGGGAGACGCCTTCACGCTCGACCTCGGCAGCCACGGCACGTACGCGATGTTCTCCCACCCGGACGCGCTGCGGGACATCTTCTCCGCGGACCCCGCGGTGCTGCATGCGGGCGAGGGCAACGTGGTGCTGCGGCCGCTGCTCGGCGCGCACTCGCTGCTGCTCCTGGAGGAGAAGCCCCACCAGCGGGAGCGGCGCATGCTGGGACCCGCCTTCCACTCGCGGCGAATCGAGCAGTATGGCGCGCAGGTGCGCGAGGCCACGCTGTCCGCGCTCCAGGGCTGGCACCCCGGTCAGTCCGTCGTCATCCAGGACGTCATGCAGCGCGTGTCGCTGCGGGTCATCCTCACGGCGGTGTTCGGCCTGGACGGCGGCGCCCGTGCCGACGAGTTGAGCGAGCGCATCCAGGCCTTCCTCAATGACTCCAAGTTCAACCTGGGCAACCTCGGCCAGCTCCGCGAGGAGCACCACTCCGAGGCGTGGGCCTCCTACAAGCTCGGCCTGGAGCGCATCGACCAGCTCCTCCTGGAGGAGGTGCGCCACCGGCGCGAGGTGAAGGACTGCGAGCGCGGCGACATCCTCGGCATGTTGCTGGCCGCCACCTACGAGGACGGCGCGCCCCTGGAGGACGGCGTGCTGCGCGACGAGCTGATGACGCTCGTGGTGACGGGCTACGAGACGACGGCGACGGCCATCGCCTGGGCGCTGCACTGGCTTCACGCCTCGCCCGGCGCGCTGGAGCGGCTGCACGAGGAATTGCGTGGGCTGGGCGCCGAGCCGGAGCCGGCCGCGCTCGCCAGCAGCGCCGCGCCCTGGCTGAAGGCCGTCTGCCAGGAGACGCTGCGCCTGCACCCCATCATCCCCGTCGTCGCGCGCCGCACCCAGGTGCCCTTCCGCGTCCAGGGCCACGAGGTGCCCCCGGGCGTCACCGTGGCCGCGTGCATCTACCTTGCCCACCACCGCCCGGAGACGTTCGCCGACCCGGAGGTGTTCCGCCCCGAGCGCTTCCTGGAGCGCGCCTGGTCACCCTTCGAATATCTGCCTTTTGGAGGCGGTGTGCGCCGATGTATCGGAATGGCGCTGGCGCTGTATGAGATGAAGGTGGTGCTCGGACTCGTGCTCTCGCGCTTCGAGCTGACCCCCCTGGACACCCAGGTACGGCCTCAACGTCGAGCGGTCACCATTGCCCCGTCCGGCGGTCTGCGCATGCGCGTCGAGCGACTGCGTGCCTGA
- a CDS encoding enoyl-CoA hydratase/isomerase family protein encodes MSTKLFGMQWAGDVLVLTLDTPGCDFNIFSHEAAVQLLELLEGVDRERVRALVFRSAKPGSFVNGVGLMMAGTAQAPEDIPRMTETVTRAYRAVREFPAPTIAAIRGNCYGCGVEFSLHCDYRVAAHTYETHFYMTEIAEYLFIPAFGSTQDLPQLIGLESATDALLWGQRWSAPEAMRRGLVDACFDDADFDGSVTRFVDALLECGAPKRWQVDAPARTPAPADFEAHTRARISNLPQSYQPVYTECFDLMLHASRRARADAADYQREVEACGRAVVNPIAKAALSIFFVRRLAQHHSLREHELPPLTHWVIDTEDARLAAFAEELRTRRVRGLSVEVAPRTPPPGAPAMHVARHAPEHGPLPEGTVSLAVDLVEGALLGASDLVLYAPLLEAGLPVVEVRAGKDQPLETARGVFALLHRAGFHPVLSHATGEPVLHALLGAYLGPLVAHVLGGGEAREALATVRTIGFVRSPAELIRTLPRTALAMALAPHLPGPVELGAVERALEELATAEAQGAHGSAPLADAVFISLLGFVTRALAERTLGHPTVVDVLARELIDFPLGFGSLCRYLTRERASRLLTSDVVRALLPRGPMLALEAFVSTGRDFYPQAKPAARPAAPAVALAATRQATPSAQPVSEPQASEAPSSPRALHV; translated from the coding sequence ATGTCCACGAAGCTCTTCGGGATGCAGTGGGCGGGTGATGTCCTGGTGCTGACGCTGGACACCCCGGGCTGTGACTTCAACATCTTCAGCCACGAGGCGGCGGTGCAGTTGCTGGAGCTGCTGGAGGGCGTGGACCGCGAGCGGGTGCGCGCGCTCGTCTTCCGCAGCGCCAAGCCGGGCAGCTTCGTCAATGGCGTGGGGCTGATGATGGCGGGCACCGCCCAGGCGCCCGAGGACATCCCCCGGATGACGGAGACGGTGACGCGGGCCTACCGCGCGGTGCGCGAGTTCCCCGCGCCCACCATCGCCGCCATCCGTGGCAACTGCTACGGCTGTGGGGTGGAGTTCTCGCTGCACTGCGACTACCGGGTCGCGGCGCACACGTACGAGACGCACTTCTACATGACGGAGATTGCCGAGTACCTGTTCATCCCGGCGTTCGGCAGCACGCAGGACTTGCCCCAGCTCATCGGATTGGAGAGCGCCACGGATGCGCTCCTGTGGGGCCAGCGCTGGTCCGCTCCGGAGGCGATGCGCCGGGGGCTGGTGGATGCCTGCTTCGATGACGCGGACTTCGACGGCAGCGTGACTCGCTTCGTGGACGCGCTGCTGGAGTGCGGCGCGCCCAAGCGCTGGCAGGTGGACGCGCCGGCCCGCACGCCCGCGCCGGCCGACTTCGAGGCGCACACGCGCGCCCGCATCTCGAACCTGCCTCAGAGCTACCAGCCCGTGTACACGGAGTGCTTCGACCTGATGCTGCACGCCTCGCGGCGGGCCCGGGCGGACGCGGCGGACTACCAGCGGGAGGTGGAGGCCTGCGGGCGCGCGGTGGTGAACCCCATCGCGAAGGCCGCGCTCTCCATCTTCTTCGTGCGGCGGCTCGCGCAGCACCACAGCCTGCGCGAGCACGAATTGCCGCCACTCACCCACTGGGTCATCGACACCGAGGACGCGCGGCTCGCGGCGTTCGCGGAGGAGCTGCGCACCCGGCGCGTGCGCGGCCTGTCGGTGGAGGTGGCTCCGAGGACGCCTCCTCCTGGCGCTCCGGCGATGCACGTCGCGCGCCATGCCCCCGAGCATGGGCCGCTGCCGGAGGGCACGGTGTCCCTGGCGGTGGACCTGGTGGAAGGCGCACTGCTGGGAGCTTCGGACCTGGTGCTGTACGCGCCGCTGCTGGAGGCGGGGCTGCCGGTGGTGGAGGTGCGCGCGGGGAAGGACCAGCCGCTGGAAACGGCGCGCGGCGTCTTCGCCCTGCTCCACCGGGCCGGGTTCCACCCGGTGCTGTCGCACGCGACGGGGGAGCCGGTGCTCCATGCCCTGCTGGGCGCGTACCTGGGGCCGCTGGTGGCGCACGTGCTCGGAGGCGGCGAGGCGCGCGAGGCCCTGGCCACGGTGCGCACCATCGGCTTCGTGCGCTCTCCGGCGGAGCTCATCCGGACCCTACCGCGCACCGCCCTGGCGATGGCGCTGGCGCCGCACCTGCCGGGACCGGTGGAGCTCGGGGCCGTCGAGCGGGCGCTGGAGGAACTCGCCACCGCCGAGGCTCAGGGGGCCCATGGCTCCGCGCCGCTCGCGGACGCGGTGTTCATCTCGCTGCTGGGCTTCGTCACCCGCGCGCTCGCTGAGCGCACGCTGGGGCACCCCACCGTGGTGGACGTGCTGGCGCGTGAGCTCATCGACTTCCCGCTCGGGTTCGGGAGCCTCTGCCGCTACCTCACGCGGGAGCGGGCCTCGCGCCTGCTGACGTCGGATGTGGTGAGGGCCCTGCTCCCTCGGGGCCCCATGCTGGCGCTGGAAGCGTTCGTGTCCACGGGGCGCGACTTCTATCCGCAGGCGAAGCCGGCCGCGCGCCCCGCCGCCCCGGCCGTGGCCCTGGCGGCCACCAGGCAGGCCACTCCCTCCGCGCAGCCCGTGTCCGAACCGCAAGCCTCCGAGGCCCCGTCCTCCCCACGGGCCCTGCATGTCTGA
- a CDS encoding SDR family NAD(P)-dependent oxidoreductase, producing MSEPRVAVITGAAGGIGRAVVRRLLRAGLHVVATDHAAESLRELAEVSVDQPRLSCEVMDVADVESVRRVAASVDAAHHRVDVLVTCAGVFQQVSALKDDAEAVERVLRINLTGTLHTTTHFGVIMARTGGRIVHVSSIAGLTGAALAGPYAASKAGMVALTQSHARELAPHGISVNAVLPGYVDTPMAAPMRATLQQFVMPRVPLRRFAQPDEVAEVIEFLATCKTPYLTGAAIPIDGGLHVG from the coding sequence ATGTCTGAGCCACGCGTCGCCGTCATCACGGGGGCGGCGGGTGGCATCGGACGAGCAGTGGTGCGGCGGCTGCTGCGCGCCGGGCTGCACGTCGTGGCGACCGACCACGCGGCGGAGTCCCTTCGCGAGCTGGCGGAGGTCAGCGTGGACCAGCCCCGCCTGAGCTGCGAGGTGATGGACGTGGCGGACGTGGAGTCCGTGCGCCGCGTGGCCGCGAGCGTCGACGCGGCCCACCACCGCGTGGACGTGCTCGTCACCTGCGCGGGCGTCTTCCAGCAGGTCTCCGCGCTCAAGGACGACGCGGAGGCCGTGGAGCGAGTGCTGCGCATCAACCTCACCGGCACGCTCCACACCACCACGCACTTCGGCGTCATCATGGCGCGCACCGGCGGGCGCATCGTCCACGTGAGCTCCATCGCCGGGCTCACCGGGGCCGCGCTCGCGGGGCCGTATGCGGCGTCGAAAGCGGGGATGGTGGCGCTCACGCAGTCGCACGCGCGCGAGCTGGCACCGCACGGCATCTCCGTGAACGCCGTACTTCCAGGCTACGTCGACACGCCGATGGCCGCGCCGATGCGCGCCACACTGCAGCAGTTCGTCATGCCTCGCGTCCCCCTGCGCCGCTTCGCGCAGCCGGACGAGGTGGCGGAGGTCATCGAGTTCCTCGCCACGTGCAAGACGCCCTACCTGACGGGCGCGGCCATCCCCATCGACGGAGGCCTGCATGTCGGCTGA